The Persephonella sp. KM09-Lau-8 nucleotide sequence TTCATAAAAACAGAAAAACAATGACCCACAACTGCCATAACAGCAACAAGGCCTATAAATTTAGGCTCAAAATGGAAGTAATCTTTAGCAAAAAATACAGGAATAAATCCTTTTAACAGGTCAAGAATAAGGACAAGAATTCCTGCCTTTTTACCTATAGTTCTTGTAACATTGGTGGCTCCAATATTTCCACTACCTTCTTTAGTTATATCTTTACCAAAAAGTTTTCCTACAACATAACCAAAAGGTATTGAGCCAATAAGATATGTAAAAATCAGATATGCTATTTTCATGCTTACTGCCATGCTTTTTCTTTAATGAACATTTTAAGATAATCAAATCCTGAGTAGTAAGCAAGGATTATGGAAATCCATAAAATTATTATTCCTAACTGTTGCAGGTTTATACTAAGGAAAAATATTGCTAAAAGCTGGAAAGTTGTTTTAAGTTTTCCATAGTATGAGGCAGGCACCACTATTCCTTTATTTACCATCACACTTCTAAACCATGTAACCATCATCTCCCTGAGAACAATCAGGAAAACTATATAAGTTGAGATTATTTGTTTTTCTACAAAAGCAACAAGGACAGATAGGGTAAATATTTTATCAACTGCAGGGTCAAGGAGTTCCCCATGTTTTGTTACGTCCTGGGTCTTTCTTGCAATGATTCCATCAAGCCAGTCTGATAAAACCGCTGCAATAACAAGAATTCCAGAGAGAAGATACATATCTTTAAGAATTGTATAAATCAAGACTGGCGTAATAGCCAGCCTTGAGATTGTTAAAAGATTGGCAATACTTATAGGTCTTATGTTCTTTATTATACTTGATGACTTACCTCTGTGGGCATCAACACTCAATTAATACCACCACCTTTCCTTTTCCTGATGTAAGCAGGAATATCTAAGTCTTCATATTCTACCTCATTTATTATGTTTCCTGGAAGTGGTTCTTCTATTATTTCTTCCCTTTCTGCCTGAGGTGGTTGGGGTTTCCTAAGCTTTCTTTCTATTATTCTTTTTGTTTTTGGTTTTGATACTTCAGAAGGTCTTTCACTTTCGAAATCTGTTGCAACTACGGTTATTCTCATCTCATCCTCAAGGTTCTGATTAAGGGATGCTCCAAAGATAATATGTGCACTATCATGAGCCTGCTCTTTAATCTGTGCTATTGCATCCTCAACATCTGCATAAGAGATGTCCATGCTTACCTCAACATTAACAAGCAATCTTCTTGCTCCATCAATAGAGACACCTTCAAGAAGTGGTGATGTGGTTGCGGACATAACAGCTTCTTCTATCTTGTTTTCTCCTCTTCCGGAGCCTACACCAATTAAAGCTTTTCCACCATTTTCCATAATTGTCTGGACATCAGCAAAGTCAACATTAATAAGCCCAGGAACAAGGATAAGGTCTGTAATCCCTCTAACTGCTTTATATAAGATACTATCAACCAGTTTAAAAGCTTCCTGGAATGTAAATCTTTTTCCTGCTATTGTTGTCAGCTTTTGGTTGTGGATAACAATATAGGTATCAACCACATCCTTTAGTTTT carries:
- the pgsA gene encoding CDP-diacylglycerol--glycerol-3-phosphate 3-phosphatidyltransferase, giving the protein MSVDAHRGKSSSIIKNIRPISIANLLTISRLAITPVLIYTILKDMYLLSGILVIAAVLSDWLDGIIARKTQDVTKHGELLDPAVDKIFTLSVLVAFVEKQIISTYIVFLIVLREMMVTWFRSVMVNKGIVVPASYYGKLKTTFQLLAIFFLSINLQQLGIIILWISIILAYYSGFDYLKMFIKEKAWQ
- the plsY gene encoding glycerol-3-phosphate 1-O-acyltransferase PlsY, which translates into the protein MAVSMKIAYLIFTYLIGSIPFGYVVGKLFGKDITKEGSGNIGATNVTRTIGKKAGILVLILDLLKGFIPVFFAKDYFHFEPKFIGLVAVMAVVGHCFSVFMKFKGGKGVATGFGVLIALSVKVALITFILWLGVFLATGYVSLASIIATSFSWVMLGIIEQNLYYTWAALIISLIIVMKHSSNIERLMKGTENRFIYK
- the ftsZ gene encoding cell division protein FtsZ, whose product is MENFNYDSKNPSKIKVFGVGGGGSNAVARMYQEGLQDVELYIVNTDKQHLDSLDVPNKIHIGENITKGLGAGSKPERGEEAAKENLDKIKEAIDGADMIFIAAGLGGGTGTGASPVIAQAAKEMGILTVAVVTKPFDFEGPRRAQIAEEGLQKLKDVVDTYIVIHNQKLTTIAGKRFTFQEAFKLVDSILYKAVRGITDLILVPGLINVDFADVQTIMENGGKALIGVGSGRGENKIEEAVMSATTSPLLEGVSIDGARRLLVNVEVSMDISYADVEDAIAQIKEQAHDSAHIIFGASLNQNLEDEMRITVVATDFESERPSEVSKPKTKRIIERKLRKPQPPQAEREEIIEEPLPGNIINEVEYEDLDIPAYIRKRKGGGIN